A single window of Ovis aries strain OAR_USU_Benz2616 breed Rambouillet chromosome 24, ARS-UI_Ramb_v3.0, whole genome shotgun sequence DNA harbors:
- the LOC132657145 gene encoding uncharacterized protein LOC132657145, producing MGAPQRPPQAGGPSAPKSRSHLVCAGDGVSRESAAVGTLGNSLRQRQGCRGAQGPATGCGCGEASCGAGALDAPHTSTPPEASPGAGGPGRWRGSPREAASGRRWEAPSNNGLKIEQAAPEEADPSGEGVGAGRLPAGGAPGLSFSTSTTRVWGPEAEDAGLGGGPPRESLSEDTLPTRLRACPANRFQGWSHVSRRPLPPSEGWHTLWGLHPPTPAPRTRLSASGDKTEPRAQLRWKCQPTCDTLLPRLREPARRREASVSHRQQGGEELGAPGRRGRGARGRARTLPPSEPWGPREPHWRARARG from the coding sequence ATGGGCGCCCCCCAGCGACCACCACAGGCTGGGGGCCCATCAGCTCCTAAATCTAGAAGCCACCTCGTCTGCGCTGGAGACGGGGTCAGCCGTGAGTCAGCGGCCGTGGGGACTCTCGGGAATTCCCTCCGCCAACGCCAGGGCTGTCGGGGGGCTCAGGGGCCTGCCACGGGGTGTGGCTGTGGTGAGGCCAGCTGCGGAGCGGGGGCCCTGGATGCCCCCCACACCTCCACCCCGCCTGAAGCCtctcctggggctggggggccGGGGAGGTGGCGCGGAAGCCCCAGGGAGGCTGCCTCTGGCCGGAGGTGGGAAGCGCCTTCCAACAATGGTCTGAAAATAGAACAGGCAGCTCCCGAGGAAGCTGACCCGtcaggggaaggggtgggagcaGGAAGGCTGCCCGCCGGAGGggccccaggcctcagtttctccaccagCACCACCCGGGTGTGGGGACCTGAGGCTGAGGATGCAGGCCTGGGGGGCGGCCCCCCACGGGAGAGCCTCTCTGAGGACACGCTTCCCACCAGGCTGCGGGCATGCCCAGCAAACAGATTCCAGGGATGGTCCCATGTCAGCCGGCGCCCCCTCCCGCCCAGTGAGGGGTGGCACACTCTGTGGGGCCtgcacccacccaccccagcacCCAGGACCAGGCTCAGCGCCTCTGGGGACAAGACTGAGCCCAGGGCCCAGCTCCGgtggaaatgccaacccacttgTGACACGCTGCTCCCACGCCTTCGAGAGCCTGCGAGGCGGCGGGAAGCAAGTGTCAGCCACAGACAGCAGGGCGGGGAGGAGCTGGGTGCCCCAGGGCGGCGGGGACGGGGGGCGCGGGGGAGGGCCAGGACCCTTCCACCTTCAGAACCCTGGGGCCCCAGGGAACCCCACTGGAGAGCCAGAGCAAGGGGATGA